In a single window of the Fusarium falciforme chromosome 3, complete sequence genome:
- a CDS encoding CMP/dCMP-type deaminase domain-containing protein: MGVFKSLSLSPAKKAGAKAFRRLFGRVLPAGESDSATGSAATSENGKNHDETSSSQKDLSKENTRDNNPSTPGSSTEPRDSSTTRNGQHLITTKAAPSTEAMASPQKQAAERNKENQPPDTSTLTDSLARLNLDRDNVTATPPTKPAAPTAPIFTDPAVVAERAMHMKFIEEALDMARLALRTNETPVGCVLVHDGKVIARGMNATNVTRNGTRHAEIMALGALLSYPPKDGPRTTSLRPKVEAPPPSAAASDASSVSSVVPDEGNEDGSKGHLYPYGQKCHPDERVDRSIVRECILYVTVEPCVMCASLLRQLGIKKVYFGAVNDKFGGTGGVFSIHANSLPISADGQTASAHPTPKPTQLPDGSGTLGVSYPPGGGDGGNIESGYEIEGGWGRDDAVGLLRRFYVQENGRAPVPRKKEGRAARLAAMMEKDDEESPTPGADTPVPEDEPTDLPTGTKALEDPTPLADRTEA; this comes from the exons ATGGGCGTGTTCAAGTCACTTAGCCTGTCACCGGCCAAGAAGGCAGGCGCAAAGGCCTTTCGTCGTCTCTTTGGACGCGTGTTGCCAGCTGGCGAAAGTGACAGTGCCACTGGCAGCGCAGCGACGAGCGAGAATGGCAAGAACCACGACGAGACCAGCAGCAGTCAGAAGGACCTCAGCAAAGAAAACACGCGCGATAACAATCCATCAACCCCCGGATCATCCACAGAACCTCGCGACAGCTCAACCACCCGCAACGGTCAGCATCTCATCACGACAAAGGCAGCCCCTTCGACAGAGGCGATGGCATCTCCGCAGAAGCAGGCCGCCGAGCGCAATAAAGAGAACCAGCCACCGGACACAAGCACCTTGACCGACTCACTGGCTCGCCTGAACCTCGATCGGGACAATGTGACTGCGACTCCTCCCACGAAGCCCGCGGCCCCTACGGCACCGATCTTTACGGATCCTGCTGTGGTAGCCGAACGGGCGATGCACATGAAGTTCATTGAGGAAGCCCTCGATATG GCCCGGCTTGCTCTTCGGACTAATGAGACTCCCGTTGGCTGTGTTCTAGTCCATGACGGAAAGGTCATCGCCAGAGGCATGAATGCCACCAACGTCACGCGAAATGGCACTCGACATGCCGAGATCATGGCCTTGGGTGCCTTGTTGTCCTACCCGCCAAAGGACGGACCCAGAACCACATCTCTACGACCGAAGGTTGAGGCCCCTCCCCCTTCAGCTGCGGCTTCCGACGCCTCTTCTGTGTCGTCGGTCGTGCCCGACGAGGGCAATGAGGATGGCTCCAAGGGACATCTCTACCCCTACGGCCAAAAGTGCCATCCCGACGAGCGAGTCGATCGATCCATCGTTCGCGAGTGTATCCTCTACGTTACCGTCGAACCATGCGTCATGTGCGCATCTCTGCTGCGACAACTCGGGATCAAGAAGGTCTACTTTGGTGCCGTCAACGACAAGTTTGGCGGCACTGGTGGTGTCTTTAGCATCCATGCTAATTCTCTTCCCATCAGCGCCGATGGACAGACCGCGAGTGCTCATCCTACCCCGAAGCCAACGCAACTCCCAGATGGCAGTGGTACTCTGGGTGTCTCGTACCCTCCTGGTGGCGGCGATGGCGGGAACATTGAGTCGGGCTATGAGATTGAGGGTGGCTGGGGTCGCGACGATGCAGTCGGTCTTCTGAGACGGTTTTACGTGCAGGAGAATGGACGAG CTCCGGTACCTCGCAAGAAGGAAGGACGCGCAGCCCGTTtggcggccatgatggagaaggATGACGAGGAGTCTCCAACCCCCGGTGCTGATACCCCTGTGCCTGAAGATGAGCCGACCGACTTGCCAACGGGGACGAAGGCTTTGGAGGACCCGACTCCTTTGGCAGATCGTACCGAGGCTTAG
- a CDS encoding GH43-C2 domain-containing protein gives MTKITILLSLWLGLASLSYGLKNPIIRGWNPDPHVIRVDDTYYVAVSSFLTFPGIPIYRSQDLVNWELISHAINDPQKVTITGTRTGNGIWAPSLSYINGRFYITSMAMTGSDPDYRTYPRMFWVSSTDLKTWSDVVWGEPYGIDPHLFQDPVSKKTYLTIMGLNNGFDRLWGISQCQVDLESGACVGPYRSIWNGTTPVTNKTRPEGPKLFYKDKYYYLVIAEGGTGATHRASIARSKSPEGPWDSSPTNPLIFNGADSNLVVGNTGHATFADTPDGKWFATFLARRYVDKWSVLGRETFFASVSWKDGWPTMNNGDYVLLSQSYDYGPNVTYPPKPYEDRFEGPELRSSWYQLRTPYSKTYRLKSKGNGVVLVPNVYTLSDRDTPSAILRKQESVNMTFSATILPTSKGLGPYQSVGISAYSSELAHQDLGVRGCANSTGLCIFVDITANSPGPGTPPETEELALKLTRIPSDLQLHIRSEPRQYKLGYSISNQETKWVKTFSPSLLPVGFDGVMFGLFASGNSFPWPHDGPEVGFSKIREEYYDEGFGDYKDGKGDI, from the exons ATGACAAAAATCACCATTCTCCTGAGCCTTTGGCTAGGTCTGGCCTCTTTGTCATATGGGCTGAAGAACCCAATCATCAGAGG ATGGAACCCTGACCCCCATGTCATCCGTGTAGATGATACCTACTACGTAGCTGTATCCTCTTTTCTCACATTTCCCGGCATCCCCATATACAGATCACAAGACTTGGTCAACTGGGAATTGATCTCTCacgccatcaatgatcctcAAAAAGTTACTATTACTGGCACGAGAACAGGAAATG GCATCTGGGCGCCTTCTTTGTCCTATATCAATGGACGATTTTACATCACATCAATGGCAATGACTGGATCGGATCCTGATTATCGAACTTACCCTCGCATGTTCTGGGTCTCTTCGACAGATCTCAAGACCTGGTCTGATGTTGTATGGGGGGAGCCATACGGCATTGACCCTCACCTGTTTCAGGACCCGGTATCGAAAAAGACATATCTCACAATTATGGGCCTAAACAATGGCTTTGATCGGCTATGGGGTATCAGTCAGTGCCAGGTAGACCTGGAGAGCGGCGCTTGTGTTGGCCCTTATCGCAGCATCTGGAACGGCACAACGCCCGTGACGAACAAGACCCGTCCCGAAGGGCCTAAACTCTTTTACAAGGACAAGTACTACTATTTGGTCATTGCCGAAGGCGGTACAGGCGCTACTCATAGAGCTTCCATTGCTCGCTCCAAGTCTCCTGAAGGACCTTGGGACTCATCGCCAACCAACCCATTGATCTTCAACGGTGCCGATTCCAACCTCGTCGTTGGCAACACCGGGCACGCTACGTTTGCAGACACTCCTGACGGGAAATGGTTCGCTACCTTCTTAGCCCGCCGATACGTCGACAAATGGTCAGTCCTCGGGCGCGAAACCTTCTTCGCTTCGGTGAGCTGGAAAGATGGGTGGCCCACCATGAACAACGGCGACTACGTTTTGTTGAGCCAGAGCTACGATTATGGCCCCAATGTTACATACCCTCCCAAACCATACGAAGATCGCTTCGAAGGCCCCGAGCTAAGGTCAAGTTGGTATCAGCTCCGTACGCCATACTCCAAAACCTACCGCCTTAAATCCAAGGGAAATGGAGTGGTTCTGGTACCAAACGTCTACACACTCAGTGATCGGGACACACCCAGTGCCATCTTGAGAAAGCAGGAGTCTGTCAACATGACATTTTCCGCAACTATACTGCCCACGAGCAAGGGTCTGGGGCCATACCAGTCCGTCGGTATCTCGGCTTATTCAAGTGAGCTGGCCCACCAGGATCTTGGGGTTCGAGGATGTGCCAATTCAACTGGCCTTTGCATCTTTGTGGATATCACTGCAAATTCACCTGGTCCCGGAACTCCCCCAGAA ACAGAAGAGCTTGCTTTGAAATTGACACGAATTCCCTCAGACTTGCAGCTGCACATCCGATCTGAACCCCGGCAGTATAAACTAGGATATTCGATTAGCAATCAAGAAACGAAATGGGTCAAGACATTCTCCCCAAGCCTTCTTCCTGTGGGATTTGACGGCGTCATGTTCGGGCTCTTTGCGAGTGGCAACAGTTTCCCCTGGCCCCACGATGGACCTGAGGTTGGGTTCAGCAAGATTCGGGAAGAATACTATGACGAGGGCTTTGGCGACTACAAGGATGGGAAGGGGGACATCTAG